The following are encoded in a window of Lactobacillus acidophilus genomic DNA:
- a CDS encoding patatin-like phospholipase family protein, with product MKTGLVLEGGAMRGLFTAGVIDVLMENKINFDVAIGVSAGAAFGVNLKSKQIGRVLRYNLRFAGKSYYASWKSWRRSGNLYAANFCYHILPDKLDIFDKETFMANPMRFCCVATDAATGEPVYHELYDAGYVDLEWIRASSSIPFFAHPVAIGGHYYFDGGVSDSIPYDFLIKNGVSKRVVITTQPKEYRKKQSKLYPIEKIVLREYPAVLKKLATRAEDYNAVLDKMEEDENQGNAFIIRPPYPLEIGTVEQNKEEIKRVYEIGRKKAEEILPDLVEYLKD from the coding sequence ATGAAAACTGGGTTAGTGTTAGAAGGCGGTGCAATGCGTGGATTATTTACCGCTGGTGTGATCGATGTCTTAATGGAAAACAAGATTAATTTTGATGTAGCAATTGGAGTTTCCGCTGGAGCTGCTTTTGGCGTTAATCTGAAATCCAAACAAATTGGCCGAGTTCTGCGTTATAATTTACGTTTTGCAGGTAAATCTTATTATGCAAGTTGGAAGTCATGGCGTAGATCTGGTAATTTGTATGCTGCTAATTTTTGCTATCATATTTTGCCAGATAAGTTAGATATTTTTGATAAAGAAACTTTTATGGCTAATCCAATGCGATTCTGTTGTGTAGCGACTGATGCTGCAACGGGAGAGCCTGTTTATCATGAGTTGTACGATGCTGGGTATGTAGATTTAGAGTGGATTAGGGCATCCTCTTCAATTCCATTTTTTGCTCATCCTGTTGCTATTGGTGGCCATTATTATTTTGACGGCGGAGTTTCTGATTCTATTCCATATGATTTTTTGATAAAGAACGGTGTTTCTAAAAGGGTAGTAATTACAACGCAACCTAAAGAATATCGTAAAAAGCAAAGTAAGCTATATCCAATTGAAAAAATTGTACTACGTGAATATCCTGCTGTTTTAAAGAAATTAGCTACTAGAGCAGAAGATTATAATGCGGTTTTAGATAAGATGGAAGAAGATGAAAATCAGGGGAATGCATTTATTATTCGTCCGCCATATCCGCTAGAAATTGGTACTGTTGAACAAAATAAAGAAGAGATTAAACGGGTATATGAGATCGGACGAAAAAAGGCAGAAGAAATTCTGCCAGATTTGGTTGAATATTTGAAAGACTAA
- a CDS encoding helix-turn-helix domain-containing protein → MLNVGQALKNERLAQNKTQREWIRDIHISVSRYSEIENGVIKNGKKADIGSEQLILLLESNAVSNLFYFLKAIM, encoded by the coding sequence ATGTTAAATGTAGGTCAAGCATTAAAAAATGAGAGATTAGCGCAAAATAAAACGCAACGTGAGTGGATAAGAGATATTCATATCTCTGTGTCTCGGTACTCTGAAATTGAAAACGGGGTTATAAAAAACGGTAAAAAAGCAGATATAGGCAGTGAGCAACTTATTTTACTTCTTGAAAGCAATGCAGTGAGCAACTTATTTTACTTCTTGAAAGCAATAATGTAG
- a CDS encoding ATP-binding cassette domain-containing protein has product MKYVVRNYPKHILLFAILSVLLATITVSDALVLQFIINNVRNTNKIPYYVLVLSVIVFILIEGFVYYFQQFNSEYLAKKAINLYRGIVFKRITSQPISTFNAKSPSNYVSLMTAQMDNLDENYFAAIFWAFYLVIQFIVACVIALIINPAMAGIAIILCIPNLLLPLIFRKSLESSKIATIRQTDSYVAKISDYLFGFADWKINSGNKIINKQESMQNKQLLQSQRRELKAQNLSTAFNHAFSNVLYLGTWLIGAFFILNRQMTIASVVAFSQLVINISFPIYSCADMFSQIVGGKKLFEKIEKQILIKDNDSNGIGNLGTVKEIRFKDVSFESKQQMILNSLNLSILANKKYLIKGPSGSGKTTFLKILTKQILDYSGHITFNSQDFKNISDRELYSKIGYLPQHGHIFETTLANNLSLFQEKEREDLIKVLQFVELEKWANEEALNKQIDSESVSGGEAKRIELARILLQNKEIIILDEFSSELDKETFKKIENKIFSLPNKTVLYVTHVYDNELINKADQVIQF; this is encoded by the coding sequence ATGAAATACGTTGTAAGAAATTATCCTAAACATATTTTACTTTTTGCTATTCTTTCAGTATTACTTGCAACTATTACGGTGTCAGATGCCCTAGTTTTGCAATTTATTATTAATAATGTTAGAAATACTAATAAAATACCATATTATGTGTTAGTTTTGTCAGTTATCGTGTTTATTCTAATTGAAGGCTTTGTATATTATTTTCAACAATTTAATTCTGAATACTTAGCTAAAAAAGCAATAAATTTATATCGTGGTATAGTCTTTAAAAGAATTACGAGTCAGCCTATATCAACTTTTAATGCTAAATCTCCTAGTAATTATGTTTCATTAATGACTGCACAAATGGATAATCTTGATGAAAATTATTTTGCTGCAATATTTTGGGCTTTTTATTTAGTGATTCAATTCATAGTTGCATGTGTCATAGCACTTATTATAAATCCTGCCATGGCTGGTATAGCAATTATATTATGTATTCCTAATTTACTATTGCCATTAATTTTTAGAAAATCTCTAGAAAGTTCTAAAATCGCTACAATAAGACAAACAGATTCTTATGTTGCTAAAATATCAGATTATTTGTTTGGTTTTGCAGATTGGAAAATTAATAGTGGTAACAAAATTATTAATAAGCAAGAAAGTATGCAAAATAAGCAACTGTTACAATCACAAAGGAGAGAATTAAAGGCACAAAACCTTTCAACAGCGTTTAATCATGCCTTTTCAAATGTATTGTATTTAGGTACGTGGTTGATTGGGGCTTTTTTTATACTAAATAGACAAATGACTATTGCTTCAGTTGTAGCATTTTCTCAATTAGTAATTAATATTTCATTTCCAATCTATAGTTGTGCTGATATGTTTTCTCAAATAGTTGGTGGTAAAAAATTATTTGAAAAGATTGAAAAGCAAATATTAATTAAAGATAATGATTCTAATGGTATTGGAAATTTAGGAACAGTTAAAGAAATTAGATTTAAAGATGTATCGTTTGAAAGTAAACAACAAATGATACTTAATTCATTAAATCTTAGTATTTTAGCAAATAAAAAATATTTGATAAAAGGGCCAAGTGGTAGTGGAAAAACCACCTTTCTTAAGATACTAACAAAGCAGATATTAGATTATAGTGGTCATATTACTTTCAATAGTCAGGATTTTAAAAATATCTCAGATCGAGAATTGTACTCAAAAATTGGATATTTGCCACAACATGGCCATATATTTGAAACAACCTTGGCCAATAACTTATCATTATTCCAAGAAAAAGAAAGAGAAGATTTAATTAAGGTTTTACAATTTGTGGAACTAGAAAAGTGGGCAAATGAAGAGGCTTTAAATAAGCAAATTGATTCAGAATCTGTTTCAGGAGGAGAAGCAAAAAGAATTGAACTTGCACGTATTCTTTTACAAAATAAAGAAATCATCATTTTAGATGAATTTTCATCGGAATTGGATAAAGAAACTTTTAAAAAGATAGAAAATAAAATTTTTTCTTTACCGAATAAAACAGTACTCTATGTTACTCATGTGTATGACAATGAATTAATTAATAAAGCCGATCAAGTTATTCAATTCTGA
- a CDS encoding nucleoside hydrolase has protein sequence MTKKPLIISTDPGIDDIAAMTISLFADELDVRMIVPTWGNVALKYTVQNTLNLEKFLHTKVPVVVGANQPLVAPMISAASVHGKTGIAGFEFEKANTDLIKPGIAATLMAEEIKNSPEKVTLMGIGPLTDFALLFKQYPEVKDNVEQIVIMGGNIGRGNHSPLAEYNIAGDPEAAQVVFHSGLPIKVAPLEIGNKAHLTPDQMSKIEKCGEVGNMLYSLFSHIHEPDGDPRIKIYDPTAVGILLHPEMFTMKKANVEIELRGQFTYGASVINFMDQEHANAEIATDVDLDKFAKWFIDSIKKADQGRE, from the coding sequence ATGACCAAAAAACCTTTAATTATTAGTACTGATCCAGGAATTGACGACATCGCTGCAATGACTATCAGCCTTTTTGCGGACGAACTCGATGTTCGAATGATCGTTCCAACTTGGGGGAATGTAGCACTTAAATATACTGTGCAAAATACGCTTAATTTGGAAAAATTTTTACACACCAAGGTTCCTGTAGTAGTTGGTGCCAATCAACCACTGGTTGCACCAATGATTAGTGCTGCATCAGTACATGGAAAAACTGGAATTGCCGGTTTTGAATTTGAAAAGGCGAATACTGATCTCATTAAGCCGGGGATTGCTGCCACTTTAATGGCTGAAGAAATTAAGAATAGTCCAGAAAAAGTGACATTGATGGGGATTGGGCCTTTGACTGATTTTGCTTTACTTTTTAAGCAATATCCTGAAGTAAAGGATAATGTTGAACAAATCGTGATCATGGGTGGAAATATTGGTCGCGGTAACCATAGTCCGCTTGCCGAATACAATATCGCTGGTGACCCAGAAGCAGCTCAAGTGGTCTTTCATAGCGGTTTACCAATCAAGGTGGCTCCACTTGAAATTGGTAATAAAGCTCATCTTACACCAGATCAAATGAGTAAGATTGAAAAATGTGGTGAAGTGGGTAATATGCTTTACTCACTCTTTTCACACATTCACGAACCAGATGGTGATCCTAGAATCAAGATCTATGATCCAACAGCCGTAGGCATTTTGCTTCATCCTGAAATGTTTACAATGAAAAAGGCCAACGTTGAAATTGAACTTCGTGGCCAATTCACTTATGGTGCAAGTGTCATCAACTTCATGGATCAAGAGCATGCAAATGCGGAAATTGCGACTGATGTTGATTTAGACAAGTTTGCAAAATGGTTTATCGATAGTATCAAAAAAGCTGATCAAGGAAGAGAATAA
- a CDS encoding Rgg family transcriptional regulator: protein MSKGSTSTEKLSLELSRAFNNWDAKRADELRKKILMNSGASLSLKYRAILIAAELKDHMASLDQNTIDKISNYLYRSNDWVKNKEALRLFGNSMPRMNSTVLRRRMKQVIKEYADINKFSDDVRRRISTICVNYVFNAIFVYKTDAYVQESLDLIKSLPANDIYGLKKMVGQYYVDYLNGDQKHIAELKDLLERCGYVSLAKRLNFDISN from the coding sequence TTGTCAAAAGGCTCAACTTCAACTGAAAAGCTGTCTTTAGAATTATCGCGGGCTTTTAACAATTGGGATGCAAAAAGGGCAGACGAGTTAAGAAAAAAGATACTTATGAACTCAGGAGCTTCATTAAGTTTGAAATATAGGGCTATTTTAATAGCAGCGGAATTGAAAGATCATATGGCATCATTAGATCAAAATACAATAGATAAGATTAGTAATTATTTATATAGATCAAATGATTGGGTTAAAAATAAAGAGGCTTTGAGATTATTTGGAAATTCTATGCCAAGGATGAATTCAACCGTCTTAAGACGACGGATGAAACAAGTAATTAAAGAGTATGCAGATATTAATAAATTTTCTGATGATGTACGGCGTCGTATTTCTACTATCTGTGTAAATTATGTATTTAATGCAATTTTCGTTTATAAAACAGATGCATATGTTCAAGAATCACTCGATTTAATAAAAAGTCTCCCAGCTAATGATATTTATGGACTAAAGAAAATGGTGGGGCAATATTATGTAGATTACTTGAATGGTGATCAAAAACATATAGCAGAATTAAAAGATTTGCTTGAAAGATGTGGGTATGTATCTTTAGCTAAGCGGCTAAATTTCGACATATCGAATTAA
- a CDS encoding GntR family transcriptional regulator codes for MANYVYRTVMQDIKQNILNNKYDGMRIPDERSLAEHYGVSRSSMKRALELLAQQGIVFKKRGSGTFINPLYLKNQAMFRYDGSNLGITDSFKVPGKKQQIKLLDFHVVKATREIAEDLFLNENDFVYEFKRLRLLDEQPFLIETGYLPIKIMPELKPETLQGSLFNYLEDEQNKTVTKAFLNITVEPSNKTDQEQLHLKPTEPVGVMDGIFFLDDGTPFEVSNMRVHYHYMNFNTFVNLGK; via the coding sequence ATGGCTAATTACGTTTATCGGACAGTAATGCAGGATATAAAACAGAATATTTTAAATAATAAATATGATGGGATGCGGATTCCCGATGAGCGTAGTTTAGCAGAGCACTATGGCGTTAGCCGCTCATCGATGAAAAGGGCGTTGGAACTGCTCGCTCAACAAGGAATCGTCTTTAAAAAGCGAGGCAGTGGGACTTTTATTAATCCACTTTATTTGAAAAATCAGGCGATGTTTCGCTATGATGGCTCGAATTTAGGGATTACTGATAGTTTTAAGGTGCCTGGCAAAAAGCAGCAGATTAAGTTGCTCGATTTTCATGTAGTTAAGGCTACTAGGGAAATTGCAGAAGATTTATTTTTGAATGAAAATGATTTCGTTTATGAATTTAAGCGTCTGCGTCTTTTAGATGAACAACCATTTTTGATTGAAACAGGGTATTTACCAATTAAGATTATGCCGGAATTGAAGCCTGAAACGCTTCAAGGGTCATTGTTCAATTATTTAGAAGACGAGCAAAACAAGACCGTTACTAAGGCATTTTTGAATATCACGGTTGAGCCATCAAATAAGACAGATCAAGAGCAATTACATTTAAAGCCTACGGAACCTGTAGGTGTGATGGATGGTATCTTTTTCTTAGATGATGGTACGCCGTTTGAGGTTTCGAATATGCGGGTGCACTACCACTATATGAATTTCAATACTTTTGTAAATTTGGGCAAATAA
- a CDS encoding bacteriocin immunity protein, with protein sequence MFSLFKSHTTNEKEVYQELKEFYDSFFSDIYNEMNIDRYRQIRDVIGLVINKFDENDHPLEYTSKLVMYIQARVAMSHLHLTDEQVKIMRKLTESTKYINLSYVYLSPIDSAEQFVKI encoded by the coding sequence ATGTTCAGCCTTTTTAAATCACATACAACTAATGAAAAAGAAGTATATCAAGAACTTAAAGAATTCTATGATAGCTTTTTCAGTGATATTTACAATGAAATGAATATCGATCGTTACCGTCAAATCAGAGATGTAATTGGTCTCGTTATCAATAAGTTCGATGAAAACGATCATCCCCTTGAATATACGAGTAAATTAGTAATGTACATTCAAGCCAGAGTTGCAATGAGTCATTTACACCTTACTGATGAACAAGTAAAAATTATGAGAAAGTTAACAGAATCTACAAAATATATAAATCTTTCTTATGTTTATCTGAGTCCAATTGATTCAGCAGAACAATTTGTTAAGATTTAA
- a CDS encoding DeoR/GlpR family DNA-binding transcription regulator, with the protein MIQEERLIQIKHLLKKEHQVSTKEIAQKFGVSFDTARRDVIHLTTTGQAVRIHGGMMEINQNDVPNFLARNQVQSPVKLKMAQMAKRFVHPGQCDFIGPSTILKQLCPMLNGINMQIVTNSIDNALSLLTTEFPSVRLLGGMINKQQRYIYSETTLETIRRIRFNTAFIGGSKVDTDGVYTTSMADAEVVRAAINRANQIVLVAEKYKFTNQITSPYMSIPLDKVDVLITDAPLSDEIKQHFNSKAQIIPVLKE; encoded by the coding sequence ATGATTCAAGAAGAACGATTAATACAAATTAAGCATTTGCTCAAAAAAGAGCATCAAGTATCAACTAAAGAAATTGCCCAAAAATTTGGTGTATCGTTTGATACTGCCCGCCGAGATGTAATCCATCTGACCACAACAGGCCAAGCTGTAAGAATACATGGCGGTATGATGGAAATTAATCAAAATGACGTACCTAATTTTTTAGCTAGAAATCAAGTTCAGTCTCCTGTGAAATTGAAAATGGCCCAAATGGCAAAAAGATTCGTCCATCCAGGCCAATGCGATTTTATAGGTCCTTCTACCATTCTCAAGCAGCTCTGCCCAATGCTTAATGGTATAAATATGCAAATAGTAACCAACTCAATTGACAATGCTCTGAGCTTACTTACTACCGAATTTCCTTCTGTTAGATTATTGGGCGGTATGATTAATAAGCAACAACGTTATATTTATTCTGAAACTACACTTGAAACTATCAGGAGAATTCGTTTTAATACTGCTTTTATAGGTGGTTCTAAAGTTGATACTGATGGTGTTTATACAACTTCAATGGCAGATGCCGAAGTTGTACGTGCAGCAATCAATCGAGCCAATCAAATTGTATTAGTTGCTGAAAAGTATAAATTCACGAATCAAATTACTTCTCCATATATGTCAATTCCGTTGGATAAAGTTGATGTCTTAATCACTGACGCACCTTTATCTGATGAAATTAAACAGCATTTTAATTCTAAAGCACAAATTATCCCAGTTCTAAAGGAGTGA
- a CDS encoding phosphoketolase family protein has translation MTVNYDSKDYLKSVDAYWRAANYLSVGQLFLMKNPLLKKPLTAEDVKPKPIGHWGTIAPQNFIYAHLNRALKKYDLDMFYIEGSGHGGQVMVSNSYLDGSYTERYPEITQDEKGMAKLFKRFSFPGGVASHAAPETPGSIHEGGELGYALSHGVGAILDNPDVIAAVEIGDGEAETGPLAASWFSDKFINPIKDGAVLPILQINGFKISNPTIVSRMSDEELTEYFRGMGWDPHFVSVFKGGRFDGEKDPMQVHEEMAKTMDEVIEEIKAIQKHARENNDATLPHWPLIIFQCPKGWTGPKKDLDGNPIENSFRAHQIPIPVSQYDMKHVDMLTDWLESYKPNELFNEDGSPKEIVTENTAKGDQRMAMNPITNGGKDPKRLNLPDYRNFALKFDKPGSVEAQDMVEWAKYLNEVAKLNPTTFRGFGPDESKSNRLFKLLDDQKRQWEPEVHEPNDENLAPSGRVIDSQLSEHQDEGFLEGYVLTGRHGFFATYEAFGRVVDSMLTQHMKWLRKAKEQYWRHDYPSLNFVATSTVFQQDHNGYTHQDPGILTHLYEKNRPDLVHEYLPSDTNTLLAVGNKAFTDRECINVLVTSKQPRPQWFSIEEAQKLVDKGLSYIDWASTDKGVKPDIVFASTETEPTIETLAAIDILHDKFPDLKIRYINVIDVMKLMSPKDNKNGISDEEFDRLFPKDVPVIFAWHGYKSMMESIWFARNRHNVHIHCYEENGDITTPFDMRVLNHLDRFDLAKDAVESVDKLKGKNADFISHMDDLLEKHHQYIRDNGKDMPEVTEWKWKGLK, from the coding sequence ATGACAGTTAATTACGATTCTAAAGATTACTTAAAGAGCGTTGACGCATATTGGCGTGCAGCTAATTATTTGTCAGTTGGACAATTATTTTTAATGAAAAATCCGTTGTTAAAGAAACCTTTAACAGCTGAAGATGTAAAACCTAAGCCAATCGGTCACTGGGGTACTATTGCTCCACAAAACTTTATTTATGCTCACTTAAATCGTGCGCTTAAAAAATATGACTTGGATATGTTCTATATTGAAGGTTCAGGTCACGGTGGCCAAGTGATGGTTTCAAATTCATATCTTGATGGTTCATATACTGAACGTTATCCAGAAATTACCCAAGATGAAAAGGGTATGGCTAAATTGTTTAAGCGCTTTAGTTTCCCAGGTGGTGTAGCTTCTCACGCTGCTCCTGAAACTCCAGGTTCTATTCATGAAGGTGGGGAATTAGGATACGCACTTTCACATGGGGTAGGTGCTATTTTAGACAATCCAGATGTAATTGCTGCCGTTGAAATTGGTGATGGTGAAGCAGAAACTGGTCCACTTGCAGCTAGCTGGTTCAGTGACAAGTTTATTAATCCAATTAAGGATGGTGCAGTTTTACCAATTCTTCAAATTAATGGTTTCAAGATTTCTAACCCAACTATCGTTTCAAGAATGAGCGATGAAGAATTAACTGAATACTTCCGTGGCATGGGTTGGGATCCGCACTTTGTTTCAGTATTTAAGGGTGGCCGCTTTGACGGTGAAAAGGATCCAATGCAAGTCCACGAAGAAATGGCTAAAACCATGGACGAAGTAATTGAAGAAATTAAGGCTATTCAAAAGCATGCTCGTGAAAATAATGATGCTACTTTGCCACATTGGCCATTGATTATCTTCCAATGTCCAAAGGGCTGGACCGGTCCAAAGAAGGATCTTGACGGCAATCCAATTGAAAACTCATTTAGAGCACACCAAATTCCAATTCCTGTCTCACAATACGATATGAAACATGTTGATATGTTGACTGATTGGCTTGAAAGTTATAAGCCAAACGAATTATTCAACGAAGATGGTTCACCAAAGGAAATTGTTACTGAAAACACTGCTAAGGGTGATCAACGTATGGCAATGAATCCGATCACTAATGGTGGTAAGGATCCTAAACGATTGAACCTACCAGATTATCGCAACTTTGCACTTAAGTTTGACAAGCCAGGTTCAGTTGAAGCACAAGACATGGTTGAATGGGCTAAATATTTAAACGAAGTTGCTAAACTTAACCCAACTACTTTCCGTGGCTTTGGTCCTGATGAATCTAAATCAAACCGTTTATTTAAACTTTTAGATGATCAAAAGCGTCAATGGGAACCTGAAGTTCATGAACCAAATGATGAAAACTTGGCACCAAGTGGCCGCGTTATCGATTCACAATTATCAGAACACCAAGACGAAGGCTTCCTTGAAGGCTACGTTTTAACTGGTCGTCACGGCTTCTTTGCAACCTACGAAGCATTTGGTCGTGTAGTAGATTCGATGCTTACTCAACATATGAAGTGGCTTAGAAAAGCTAAAGAACAATATTGGCGTCATGATTATCCATCACTTAACTTTGTTGCTACTTCAACAGTATTCCAACAAGATCACAATGGTTACACTCACCAAGATCCAGGCATTTTAACTCACTTATATGAAAAGAATCGTCCAGATTTAGTTCATGAATACTTGCCATCAGATACTAATACTTTACTTGCTGTAGGTAACAAGGCATTTACTGATCGTGAATGTATTAATGTTTTAGTAACTTCAAAGCAACCTCGTCCACAATGGTTCTCAATTGAGGAAGCACAAAAGTTAGTTGATAAAGGTTTAAGTTACATTGATTGGGCTTCAACTGATAAAGGTGTAAAACCAGATATTGTCTTTGCTTCAACAGAAACTGAACCAACAATTGAAACTTTGGCAGCAATTGATATTTTGCATGACAAGTTCCCAGATCTTAAGATTCGCTACATTAACGTAATTGATGTGATGAAATTAATGTCACCAAAGGACAATAAGAATGGTATTTCTGATGAAGAATTTGATCGCTTATTCCCAAAGGACGTTCCTGTAATCTTTGCATGGCACGGCTACAAGAGTATGATGGAATCAATTTGGTTTGCACGTAACCGTCATAATGTACATATTCACTGCTACGAAGAAAACGGTGATATTACTACCCCATTTGATATGCGTGTTTTGAACCACCTTGACAGATTTGATCTTGCCAAAGATGCTGTTGAAAGTGTTGATAAATTGAAGGGCAAGAACGCTGACTTTATCAGTCATATGGATGACTTGCTTGAAAAGCACCACCAATACATTCGTGATAATGGTAAAGATATGCCAGAAGTTACTGAATGGAAGTGGAAGGGCTTGAAGTAA
- a CDS encoding Cof-type HAD-IIB family hydrolase, giving the protein MSKLPFKVVAVDMDGTFMRNDQTFDHQRFNRILNQLRADGAHFIVSSGRPYTRLREDFAGFLTRIDMIADNGSLLLKDNEIISSHLLTYQTTVDLIKFVQKHYPESSVIVTGVYHSYTTIDASPDFKKKMSFYYPESIEVNDLLAAVTPDDQITKITLSYRKDFSAELEKEFNKHHTEKIHCTSSGFGLLDIVPYSVNKGSALQYFLRYFDAKPSELIAFGDGMNDKEMLELAGYSYAMENAEPALKKIAKYEAPSNNTDGVLEVLDSYLNK; this is encoded by the coding sequence ATGAGTAAATTACCCTTTAAAGTTGTTGCTGTCGATATGGACGGCACTTTTATGCGTAACGATCAAACCTTTGATCATCAAAGATTTAATCGTATTTTGAATCAATTACGAGCAGACGGCGCTCACTTTATCGTTTCAAGTGGTCGACCTTACACTAGATTGCGAGAAGACTTTGCAGGATTTTTAACTAGAATTGATATGATTGCAGATAATGGGTCATTACTCCTCAAGGATAATGAAATTATCAGTAGCCACCTGCTTACTTATCAAACTACTGTTGATCTAATCAAATTTGTGCAAAAGCATTATCCTGAAAGCTCAGTTATCGTCACCGGGGTATATCATTCATATACCACCATTGATGCATCCCCTGACTTTAAGAAAAAAATGAGCTTTTACTATCCAGAAAGCATTGAAGTCAACGATCTCTTAGCGGCAGTCACACCTGATGATCAAATTACAAAAATCACTTTAAGTTACCGAAAAGACTTTTCGGCGGAACTTGAAAAAGAATTTAACAAACACCACACTGAAAAAATTCACTGTACTTCAAGTGGTTTCGGCTTGCTTGATATTGTGCCATACAGCGTTAATAAAGGTAGTGCTTTACAATACTTCCTACGCTACTTTGACGCTAAGCCTAGCGAATTAATTGCCTTTGGCGATGGAATGAATGATAAAGAAATGCTAGAGCTGGCTGGCTACAGCTACGCAATGGAAAATGCTGAGCCTGCACTCAAAAAAATAGCTAAATATGAAGCCCCTTCTAATAACACCGATGGCGTTTTGGAAGTGCTAGATAGTTACTTGAATAAATAA
- a CDS encoding MarR family winged helix-turn-helix transcriptional regulator, whose amino-acid sequence MPTKKEKFAEVNRLLRLYMIQTQRFIMQQISILQVTPQQAHTLAYIKKHPGLIQRELSDFFHLRNASVTNMVKNLERDGLIERKIDPKSARNKRIYLTKKGEEIAQDIEDQMNRLNQQIVDRLDEKDIDNLLTSLENVIQSLDSKN is encoded by the coding sequence ATGCCAACAAAAAAAGAAAAATTTGCTGAAGTAAATCGCTTGCTTCGGCTTTACATGATTCAAACACAGCGTTTCATTATGCAACAAATCTCCATTCTACAAGTTACACCGCAACAAGCCCATACATTAGCTTATATTAAAAAGCATCCGGGTTTAATTCAGCGTGAACTTAGTGATTTCTTTCATTTACGTAATGCTTCGGTTACGAATATGGTGAAAAATTTAGAGCGTGATGGATTAATTGAACGAAAAATTGATCCTAAGTCTGCCAGGAATAAACGAATTTATTTAACTAAAAAAGGTGAAGAAATTGCCCAAGATATCGAGGATCAAATGAATCGTTTAAACCAGCAAATTGTTGATAGATTAGATGAGAAAGATATTGATAATTTGCTTACTAGTTTGGAAAACGTTATCCAAAGTCTTGATAGTAAAAATTAG